One Neisseria sp. Marseille-Q5346 genomic region harbors:
- a CDS encoding DUF2818 family protein, translated as MTASMYILLLLALIFANAPFITTKFFGIIALKRKHIGHHLIELLAGFLLTAILAYILESRAGAVHAQDWEFYATVVCLYLIFAFPCFVWRYFWNERNRE; from the coding sequence ATGACTGCATCCATGTACATTCTTTTGCTGTTGGCACTTATCTTTGCCAACGCACCATTTATTACCACCAAATTCTTCGGCATCATCGCCCTGAAACGCAAACATATCGGCCATCACTTGATCGAATTGCTGGCAGGTTTCCTTCTTACCGCGATCCTTGCCTATATCCTCGAATCGCGCGCTGGTGCCGTACATGCTCAAGATTGGGAGTTTTACGCGACCGTTGTCTGCCTCTACCTGATTTTTGCCTTCCCATGCTTCGTATGGCGTTACTTTTGGAATGAGCGAAATAGAGAGTAG
- the frr gene encoding ribosome recycling factor, which yields MINDIQKTAEGKMQRSLEVLKENLAKVRTGRAHTGLLDQVEVEYWGSMVPVSQVANVTLLDARTIGVKPFESNMASKVEKAIRDSNLGLNPASVGDLIRVPMPMLTEERRKDLIKVVRGEAEEGRVSIRNVRRDANDHIKKLLKDKEISEDEARRGEEAVQKLTDKYIAEADKLLAAKEEDLMAI from the coding sequence ATGATTAATGATATTCAAAAGACAGCTGAAGGCAAAATGCAGCGTTCTCTGGAAGTGTTGAAAGAAAACTTGGCTAAAGTGCGTACCGGCCGTGCGCATACCGGCCTGCTTGACCAAGTGGAAGTGGAATACTGGGGCAGCATGGTGCCTGTGAGCCAAGTAGCAAACGTAACGCTTTTGGATGCGCGTACGATTGGTGTGAAACCGTTCGAGAGTAATATGGCTTCAAAAGTTGAGAAAGCGATCCGTGATTCCAACTTGGGCCTGAACCCTGCTTCTGTTGGCGATTTGATCCGTGTCCCTATGCCTATGTTGACTGAGGAACGCCGTAAAGATTTGATCAAAGTGGTACGCGGTGAGGCGGAAGAGGGCCGTGTGTCTATCCGCAATGTGCGACGTGATGCAAACGACCACATCAAAAAATTGTTGAAAGACAAAGAAATTTCTGAAGATGAAGCCCGCCGTGGCGAGGAAGCGGTTCAGAAGTTAACCGACAAATACATTGCTGAAGCAGACAAGCTCTTGGCTGCCAAAGAAGAAGATTTGATGGCGATTTAA
- a CDS encoding isoprenyl transferase: protein MKSSTQTILEHSAIPRHIAVIMDGNGRWAKKRFLPRVMGHKRGLDALENMVKHCAELGVRYLTVFAFSTENWRRPEEEVSFLMGLFLQALQKQVRRLHDNNMRLRVIGSRERFNAEILKGIEAAEALTANNTGLTLSIAADYGGRWDILQAANQLIAEGATEITEEALSRYLMLGDAPEPDLFIRTGGETRISNFLLWQMAYAELYFTDTLWPDFNEKSLNEAITSFQKRERRFGRTSEQLPVEQQRG from the coding sequence ATGAAAAGCAGTACGCAGACGATTTTGGAACACTCTGCCATCCCCCGACATATTGCTGTGATTATGGACGGCAACGGACGTTGGGCAAAGAAGCGTTTTCTTCCCCGTGTGATGGGGCATAAGCGCGGCTTGGATGCGCTGGAGAACATGGTGAAGCATTGTGCTGAACTGGGTGTGCGGTATTTGACCGTGTTTGCTTTTTCGACTGAAAACTGGCGACGCCCCGAGGAAGAGGTTTCTTTTCTGATGGGGCTGTTTTTGCAGGCTTTGCAAAAGCAGGTGCGCCGTTTGCACGATAACAATATGCGCTTGAGAGTCATCGGCAGCCGTGAGCGGTTTAACGCTGAAATCCTGAAGGGGATTGAGGCGGCAGAGGCATTGACGGCAAATAATACCGGTTTGACTTTGAGCATTGCCGCCGATTATGGCGGCCGCTGGGATATTTTGCAGGCGGCAAATCAGTTGATTGCCGAGGGTGCAACTGAGATTACGGAAGAGGCGTTGTCGCGCTATTTGATGTTGGGCGATGCACCCGAGCCGGATTTGTTTATCCGAACCGGCGGCGAGACGCGTATCAGCAATTTCCTTCTGTGGCAGATGGCGTACGCTGAATTGTATTTTACGGATACTCTGTGGCCTGATTTTAATGAGAAATCGCTGAATGAGGCGATTACTTCGTTCCAAAAACGGGAACGCCGCTTCGGGCGGACTTCCGAACAGCTGCCGGTTGAGCAGCAACGGGGTTGA
- a CDS encoding phosphatidate cytidylyltransferase → MLKQRILTALWLLPLMLGMLFYAPMWLWAAFCGLIAMLTLWEYARMSGLDKLKINHYLASTLVFGVIAYAGGWQLPDLVWYVVLAFWLIVMPWWLKAKWKLNGGWQAYTVGWLLVMPFWFALVYLRPQPEDALSLLAIMGLVWVADIGAYFCGKSFGKRKIAPTISPGKSWEGAIGGALCVAVYMTIVWKAGWLAFEAGWLKTILIGLILTVVSVCGDLLESWLKRAAGIKDSSNLLPGHGGVFDRVDSLIAVISIYAAFVYLF, encoded by the coding sequence ATGTTGAAACAACGGATTTTGACGGCGCTGTGGCTTTTGCCGCTGATGCTGGGTATGCTGTTTTATGCACCTATGTGGCTGTGGGCTGCGTTTTGCGGCCTGATTGCCATGCTGACTTTGTGGGAATATGCCCGCATGAGTGGCTTGGACAAGCTGAAAATCAATCATTATTTGGCTTCAACGCTGGTGTTCGGTGTGATTGCCTATGCCGGCGGTTGGCAGTTGCCTGATTTGGTTTGGTATGTTGTATTGGCGTTTTGGCTGATTGTCATGCCTTGGTGGCTGAAGGCGAAATGGAAGTTGAACGGTGGCTGGCAGGCTTACACGGTCGGTTGGTTGTTGGTGATGCCGTTTTGGTTTGCACTGGTTTACCTGCGCCCTCAGCCTGAAGACGCGCTGTCTTTATTGGCGATTATGGGTTTGGTGTGGGTCGCCGATATTGGCGCGTATTTCTGTGGCAAATCGTTTGGCAAGCGCAAAATTGCGCCGACCATCAGCCCGGGTAAAAGCTGGGAAGGTGCGATCGGCGGTGCATTGTGCGTTGCCGTGTACATGACCATCGTATGGAAAGCCGGTTGGCTGGCTTTTGAAGCCGGTTGGTTAAAAACTATTTTGATCGGCTTGATTCTGACCGTTGTTAGCGTGTGCGGCGATTTGCTGGAAAGCTGGCTCAAACGTGCAGCCGGTATCAAAGACAGCAGCAATCTGTTGCCGGGACACGGCGGCGTGTTCGACCGTGTGGACAGCCTGATTGCCGTTATCAGCATTTATGCCGCCTTTGTATATTTGTTTTAA
- a CDS encoding SIMPL domain-containing protein (The SIMPL domain is named for its presence in mouse protein SIMPL (signalling molecule that associates with mouse pelle-like kinase). Bacterial member BP26, from Brucella, was shown to assemble into a channel-like structure, while YggE from E. coli has been associated with resistance to oxidative stress.) has protein sequence MSEQKQISSLSILGVLLALGLMAAAFILGVQFKNLRQPGTITVKGLAEKNFQSDSSTWNTGVNAHGESYQEVLDLLTARRKKLSKFLGEQGFTAAEMKVGLPEVSRVFNETRDELGNVTRTPNGYDGDLNIVVNTKKLDKIQAAQRAILNFRAQNEFIRFDNPQYLLGNLETIKRDLITQATEDAQKRAAEFAKTGGGKVGAMRSASQGSFNIYADTGSSEDDEYGGSYDKSTVGKQVRLVVTIEYGIE, from the coding sequence ATGTCCGAACAAAAACAGATTTCATCTTTATCGATCTTGGGCGTATTGTTGGCACTGGGATTGATGGCAGCGGCGTTTATTTTGGGCGTGCAGTTTAAGAATCTGCGTCAACCCGGGACGATTACCGTAAAAGGTTTGGCGGAGAAAAACTTCCAATCCGACAGCTCGACGTGGAATACGGGCGTGAACGCGCACGGCGAAAGCTATCAGGAAGTTTTGGATTTACTGACGGCAAGACGCAAGAAGCTGTCTAAGTTTTTGGGCGAGCAAGGCTTTACGGCGGCTGAAATGAAAGTGGGCCTGCCCGAAGTGTCGCGCGTTTTCAATGAAACCCGAGACGAACTGGGCAACGTAACCCGTACGCCCAACGGCTACGATGGCGATCTCAATATTGTGGTCAACACCAAAAAACTGGACAAAATCCAAGCCGCCCAGCGTGCTATTTTGAATTTCCGTGCGCAAAACGAATTTATCCGCTTCGACAATCCGCAATATTTGTTGGGCAATTTGGAAACCATCAAACGCGATTTGATTACGCAGGCGACTGAGGATGCGCAGAAACGCGCGGCTGAGTTTGCCAAAACCGGCGGCGGCAAAGTGGGTGCCATGCGTTCTGCTTCGCAAGGCTCGTTCAACATCTATGCCGACACCGGCAGCAGCGAGGATGACGAATACGGCGGTTCTTACGATAAAAGCACCGTCGGTAAACAAGTCCGACTGGTTGTTACCATCGAATACGGCATTGAGTAA
- the ispC gene encoding 1-deoxy-D-xylulose-5-phosphate reductoisomerase — translation MTQQVLTILGSTGSIGESTLDVVSRHPEKFHVFALAGHRQVDKLAAQCKQFRPEYAVVGDAGHAAELEKKLKQEGISTQVLCGSQALIDVASADEVSGVMCAIVGAAGLPSALAAAQKGKTIYLANKETLVVSGALFMETARQNGATVLPIDSEHNAIFQVLPRDYTGRLNEHGINSIILTASGGPFLNTDLSTFDSITPEQAVKHPNWSMGRKISVDSASMMNKGLELIEAHWLFNCPPEKLEVVIHPQSVIHSMVRYRDGSVLAQLGNPDMRTPIAYCLGLPERIDSGVGELDFGALSALTFQKPDFDRFPCLKLAYQAMNAGGAAPCVLNAANEVAVAAFLDKRIKFTDIAKVVAHCLAQDFSDGRHDIEGLLAQDAQTRRQAEAFIDKHKASMTGRLKRQPLGI, via the coding sequence ATGACACAACAAGTTCTGACCATATTAGGCAGTACCGGCAGCATAGGCGAAAGCACCTTAGACGTTGTTTCCCGCCATCCCGAAAAATTCCACGTGTTCGCGCTGGCAGGGCATAGGCAGGTGGACAAGCTGGCGGCGCAATGCAAACAGTTCCGCCCAGAATATGCCGTTGTCGGCGATGCCGGTCATGCGGCAGAGCTGGAAAAGAAACTCAAACAAGAAGGTATCAGTACGCAGGTCTTATGTGGTTCTCAAGCCTTGATTGATGTCGCCTCTGCCGATGAAGTCAGCGGCGTGATGTGTGCCATTGTCGGCGCGGCCGGTTTGCCGTCGGCTTTGGCCGCCGCTCAAAAAGGCAAAACCATTTATCTGGCAAACAAAGAAACACTGGTGGTTTCCGGCGCATTGTTTATGGAAACCGCCCGTCAAAACGGCGCCACCGTCTTGCCGATTGACAGCGAACACAACGCCATCTTCCAAGTATTGCCAAGGGATTACACAGGCCGTCTGAATGAGCACGGTATCAATTCGATTATTCTGACCGCATCGGGCGGCCCCTTCCTTAACACCGATTTAAGTACATTTGACAGCATTACGCCCGAGCAGGCGGTCAAGCATCCGAATTGGAGCATGGGGCGCAAAATTTCCGTCGATTCCGCATCAATGATGAATAAGGGCTTGGAGTTGATTGAGGCGCATTGGCTGTTTAACTGTCCGCCGGAAAAACTGGAAGTCGTCATCCATCCGCAATCCGTGATACACAGCATGGTGCGTTATCGCGATGGTTCAGTATTGGCGCAGTTGGGTAATCCCGATATGCGTACGCCGATTGCTTATTGCTTGGGCCTGCCCGAACGTATCGATTCCGGCGTGGGCGAGCTGGATTTCGGCGCATTGTCCGCATTGACCTTCCAAAAGCCTGACTTTGACCGGTTCCCATGTTTGAAACTTGCCTATCAGGCCATGAATGCAGGCGGTGCCGCGCCTTGCGTGTTGAACGCTGCCAACGAAGTTGCCGTGGCCGCTTTTTTAGATAAACGCATCAAGTTTACCGATATTGCCAAAGTCGTTGCCCACTGCCTTGCACAAGATTTTTCAGACGGCCGTCACGATATCGAAGGCCTGCTGGCGCAAGACGCGCAAACACGCAGACAGGCAGAAGCCTTTATCGACAAACATAAAGCTTCAATGACAGGCCGTCTGAAACGTCAACCGCTTGGCATTTAG
- the rseP gene encoding RIP metalloprotease RseP has translation MQTFLAFIVAILILVSLHEFGHYIVARWCGVKVVRFSVGFGKPFFTRKRGDTEWCFAPIPLGGYVKMVDTREGEVAEADLPYAFDKQHPAKRIAIVAAGPLTNLILAVLLYGLSFSFGVTELRPYVGMVEPASIAAKAGFQAGDKIVSVNGIAVKDWSDAQTEMVLNLEAGPVKVAVQTASNTQAIRIIDAAGTPEAGKVAKNQGNIGLLPFRITNRVGKVLANSPAEKAGLKENDKLLTADGKPIESWQAWTELFRASPGKRIELTYERDGKILATAIRPDSVEQSAGVLVGRAGLAAQADKEWDKTIRYRYTPSVAQAFELGWNKTVNYSWTTLKFFGKLVTGNASLNHISGPLTIADVAGQSAKLGLQSYLEFLALVSISLGVLNLLPVPVLDGGHLVFYTAEWIRGKPLSERIQAVGLRFGLAAMLLMMAVAFFNDINRLFG, from the coding sequence TTGCAAACCTTTTTAGCCTTTATCGTCGCCATTCTGATTTTGGTCAGCCTGCATGAGTTCGGACACTATATTGTTGCCCGCTGGTGCGGCGTTAAAGTCGTGCGCTTTTCCGTCGGCTTCGGTAAGCCCTTTTTCACCCGAAAACGCGGCGATACCGAGTGGTGTTTTGCCCCGATTCCGCTGGGCGGTTACGTTAAAATGGTCGATACGCGCGAAGGCGAGGTGGCAGAAGCAGATTTGCCCTACGCCTTTGACAAACAGCATCCGGCCAAGCGCATCGCCATTGTCGCCGCCGGCCCTTTGACCAATTTGATTTTGGCCGTTTTGCTTTACGGTTTGAGCTTTTCCTTCGGCGTAACCGAGTTGCGCCCCTATGTCGGCATGGTCGAGCCTGCCAGTATTGCCGCCAAAGCAGGTTTTCAGGCAGGCGATAAAATTGTATCGGTCAACGGAATTGCCGTAAAAGACTGGAGCGATGCGCAAACCGAGATGGTGTTGAACCTTGAAGCCGGTCCTGTAAAAGTCGCCGTTCAGACGGCCTCAAATACCCAAGCCATCCGCATAATTGATGCCGCCGGCACGCCTGAAGCAGGTAAAGTTGCGAAAAACCAAGGCAACATCGGCCTTTTGCCTTTTAGAATTACTAACCGCGTCGGCAAAGTCTTGGCCAACAGTCCGGCCGAAAAAGCAGGCTTGAAGGAAAACGACAAACTGCTGACCGCCGATGGGAAGCCCATCGAGAGCTGGCAGGCATGGACGGAACTCTTCCGCGCCAGCCCCGGTAAACGAATCGAGCTGACTTACGAACGCGACGGTAAAATACTGGCGACCGCTATCCGGCCGGACAGCGTTGAGCAGTCGGCAGGCGTGCTGGTGGGTAGAGCAGGGCTTGCCGCCCAGGCGGATAAAGAGTGGGATAAGACCATCCGCTACCGTTATACGCCTTCCGTTGCCCAAGCCTTTGAATTGGGTTGGAACAAAACCGTCAACTATTCGTGGACGACCCTCAAATTTTTCGGAAAACTGGTTACAGGCAATGCCTCTTTGAACCATATTTCCGGTCCCCTGACCATTGCCGATGTCGCCGGACAATCCGCCAAACTCGGATTGCAGAGCTACCTCGAATTTCTGGCCTTGGTCAGCATCAGCTTAGGCGTGTTGAACCTTTTGCCCGTGCCCGTTTTGGACGGCGGACATTTGGTTTTCTACACCGCCGAATGGATACGCGGAAAGCCTTTGAGCGAGCGCATACAGGCAGTCGGCTTGCGCTTCGGACTGGCAGCCATGCTTTTGATGATGGCTGTGGCTTTCTTTAATGACATCAACCGTTTGTTTGGATAA
- the bamA gene encoding outer membrane protein assembly factor BamA: protein MKLNQIASALMVLSLSPLALADFTIQDIRVEGLQRTEPSTVFNYLPVKVGDNFNDARSEEIIKKLYATGFFDDVRVETMDNQVLLTVIERPTISSLNITGAKMLQNDAIKKNLEAFGLAQSQYFNQATLNQAVAGLKEEYLSRGKQSVQITPTVTKLARNRVSIDIAIEEGKSTKITDISFEGNEVYSDRRLLKQMSLSEGGMWTWITKSNQFNEQKFAQDMEKITNYYQNNGYFNFRILDTDIQTNEDKTKQTIKVTVSEGDRFRWGNVRIEGDTLEVPKEDLEKLLTMKPGKWYERAQMSNSLEAIQNRMGQAGYAFSEINVQPIPNAETHTVDFVLTVQPGRKIYVNEINITGNNKTRDEVIRRELRQMESAPYDSAKLQRSKERVELLGYFDNVQFDAVPVANTPDQVDLNMSLTERSTGSLDLSAGWVQDTGLVMSAGVAQDNLFGTGKSVALRASRSKTTVNGSLSFTDPYFTPDGVSLGYDLYGKTYDPRKASSSAKQYKTTTFGGGLRIGIPVTEYDRVNFGLAAERLTVNTYKGAPKRYADFINQYGKGDGSGVGSFKGWLYKGTIGWGRNKTDNALWPTRGYLTGVNGEIALPGSDLQYYTLTHNQTWFFPLSKDFTLMLGGEVGYGNGYGKTKTMPFFENFYGGGLGSVRGFESGTLGPKVYDEYGEKISYGGNKKANVSAELLFPMPGIKDSRTVRLSLFADAGSVWDDKTYNDSSSNSYYTNGALQNVYGVGTTHKSTFKNELRYSAGAAVTWLSPLGPMKFSYAYPIKKKEGDEIQRFQFQLGTTF, encoded by the coding sequence ATGAAACTGAACCAGATTGCTTCCGCTTTAATGGTATTGAGCCTGTCTCCACTGGCATTGGCTGACTTTACCATTCAGGACATCCGCGTCGAAGGCCTGCAACGCACCGAGCCGAGTACCGTCTTCAACTACCTGCCCGTTAAAGTCGGTGATAATTTCAATGATGCGCGCAGTGAAGAAATCATCAAAAAACTCTACGCAACCGGTTTCTTTGACGACGTACGCGTCGAGACCATGGACAATCAAGTCCTGCTGACCGTGATTGAGCGTCCGACCATCAGCTCGCTCAATATTACCGGCGCGAAAATGCTGCAAAACGATGCCATCAAGAAAAACCTTGAAGCCTTCGGTTTGGCGCAATCCCAATACTTCAACCAAGCAACGCTGAACCAAGCCGTTGCCGGTTTGAAAGAAGAGTATTTGAGCCGTGGCAAACAGTCTGTCCAAATCACTCCGACTGTAACCAAACTCGCCCGTAACCGCGTATCTATCGATATTGCCATCGAAGAGGGCAAATCTACCAAGATTACCGATATTTCATTTGAAGGCAACGAAGTTTATTCCGACCGCCGCCTGCTGAAACAAATGTCCCTGAGCGAAGGCGGCATGTGGACTTGGATTACCAAGAGCAACCAGTTCAATGAGCAAAAATTTGCTCAGGACATGGAAAAAATCACCAATTACTACCAAAACAACGGTTACTTCAACTTCCGTATTTTGGATACTGACATCCAAACCAACGAAGACAAAACTAAGCAAACCATTAAAGTAACCGTCAGCGAAGGCGACCGCTTCCGTTGGGGCAATGTACGCATCGAAGGCGATACGCTGGAAGTGCCGAAAGAAGATTTGGAAAAACTGCTGACCATGAAGCCGGGCAAATGGTACGAGCGCGCGCAAATGTCCAATTCGCTCGAAGCCATCCAAAACCGCATGGGTCAGGCAGGTTACGCATTCAGCGAAATCAATGTCCAACCGATTCCAAATGCCGAAACGCATACCGTTGATTTTGTGTTGACCGTTCAACCGGGCCGCAAAATCTATGTGAACGAAATCAACATTACCGGCAACAACAAAACCCGTGATGAAGTCATCCGCCGCGAGTTGCGCCAAATGGAATCGGCGCCTTACGACTCTGCCAAACTGCAACGTTCTAAAGAGCGCGTTGAGTTGTTGGGCTACTTCGACAACGTTCAATTTGATGCAGTTCCTGTGGCCAATACGCCTGACCAAGTCGACCTGAACATGAGCCTGACCGAACGTTCTACAGGCTCGCTCGACTTGAGCGCAGGTTGGGTTCAGGATACCGGTTTGGTGATGTCTGCCGGTGTGGCTCAAGACAACCTGTTCGGTACGGGTAAATCCGTTGCACTGCGCGCTTCCCGCAGTAAAACCACAGTAAACGGCTCGTTGTCGTTTACCGACCCATACTTCACACCTGACGGCGTAAGCTTGGGCTACGACCTTTATGGTAAGACTTACGACCCGCGTAAAGCTTCTTCCAGCGCGAAACAATATAAAACCACAACTTTCGGCGGCGGTTTGCGTATCGGTATTCCGGTTACCGAATATGACCGTGTGAACTTCGGTTTGGCCGCAGAGCGTCTGACCGTGAACACCTACAAAGGCGCGCCTAAACGTTATGCCGACTTTATCAATCAATACGGTAAAGGCGACGGTAGCGGCGTGGGTAGCTTCAAAGGCTGGTTGTACAAAGGTACCATCGGCTGGGGCCGCAACAAAACCGACAATGCCTTGTGGCCGACCCGCGGTTACCTGACCGGCGTAAACGGCGAAATCGCCTTGCCGGGCAGCGACCTGCAATACTACACCCTGACCCACAACCAAACTTGGTTCTTCCCATTGAGCAAAGATTTCACGCTGATGCTGGGTGGCGAAGTCGGTTATGGCAACGGCTACGGCAAAACCAAAACCATGCCGTTCTTTGAAAACTTCTACGGCGGCGGCTTAGGTTCTGTTCGCGGCTTTGAAAGCGGTACGCTGGGCCCGAAAGTCTATGACGAATACGGCGAGAAAATCAGCTACGGCGGTAACAAAAAAGCCAACGTTTCCGCAGAGTTGCTCTTCCCGATGCCGGGCATTAAAGACTCTCGTACCGTCCGTCTGAGCCTGTTTGCCGATGCGGGCAGCGTGTGGGATGACAAAACCTACAACGACAGCAGCAGCAATTCTTATTACACCAACGGCGCGCTCCAAAACGTGTATGGCGTAGGCACAACGCACAAATCGACATTCAAAAACGAATTGCGTTACTCTGCCGGTGCTGCCGTGACTTGGCTCTCTCCGCTGGGTCCGATGAAGTTCAGTTATGCTTATCCGATTAAGAAAAAAGAAGGCGACGAAATCCAACGCTTCCAATTCCAACTCGGTACGACATTCTGA
- a CDS encoding OmpH family outer membrane protein, translated as MSKIADTLRVLAVALPGFVLLPQAAADGVQKIGFINTERVYQESKQAQSIQTTLEKEFKSRQTALQKLQQEGEALEKKLSSDKLSDSQREAETQKWRNLVQKFRKEQAELAEDYNLRRNEEFAALQQNANRVIVDLAKREGYDFILQDVIYVNGRYDITDSVIKALNAH; from the coding sequence ATGAGTAAAATAGCCGACACCCTCCGTGTCCTCGCCGTAGCCCTGCCGGGTTTCGTGCTTTTGCCGCAAGCGGCGGCGGATGGCGTGCAGAAAATCGGTTTTATCAATACCGAGCGCGTTTATCAGGAATCCAAGCAGGCGCAAAGCATTCAGACGACTTTGGAAAAAGAGTTCAAAAGCCGTCAAACCGCCTTGCAAAAGCTGCAGCAGGAAGGCGAGGCTTTGGAGAAAAAACTGAGTAGCGACAAACTCAGCGACAGCCAAAGGGAAGCGGAAACCCAAAAATGGCGCAATCTGGTACAAAAATTCCGCAAGGAGCAGGCCGAGTTGGCTGAAGACTACAACCTGCGCCGCAATGAAGAATTCGCCGCGCTCCAGCAAAATGCCAACCGCGTTATCGTCGATTTGGCCAAACGCGAAGGTTACGACTTCATTTTGCAGGACGTGATTTACGTCAACGGCCGCTACGATATTACCGACAGCGTTATTAAAGCCCTAAATGCTCACTGA
- the lpxD gene encoding UDP-3-O-(3-hydroxymyristoyl)glucosamine N-acyltransferase, whose product MTSQAYTLSQIISQLGGEWKGEDIAITAVRPLDQAQAEHISFLANPKYKAEVHDSRAGAVIVSLKAADEFAGRNLIVAADPYLYFAKVARLFSPIVKAQGGVHPTAVVEASAKVPASCEIGANAYIGANAVLGEGCRILANAVVQHDCTLGDEVVLHPNAVIYYGCTLGNRVEIHSGAVIGADGFGLAFAGDSWFKIPQTGAVTLGDDVEIGSNTNIDRGAMSDTTVGNGTKIDNQVQIGHNCKIGSHTVIAAKTGISGSVTIGNYCIIGGGVGTVGHIEIADKTTIGGGTSVTHSITESGQHLAGIFPMSDYKDWARNAVYIHRLSEMNKRLKTLEKQLADSDEA is encoded by the coding sequence ATGACTTCACAAGCATACACCCTGTCCCAAATCATTTCCCAACTCGGCGGCGAATGGAAAGGCGAAGACATCGCCATTACCGCCGTCCGTCCGTTGGATCAGGCGCAGGCGGAACACATCAGCTTTTTGGCCAACCCGAAATACAAAGCCGAAGTACACGACAGCCGGGCAGGCGCAGTGATTGTGTCGCTGAAAGCTGCAGACGAATTTGCAGGCCGTAACCTGATTGTGGCTGCCGACCCTTATCTTTATTTTGCCAAAGTGGCACGATTGTTCTCGCCGATTGTCAAAGCGCAGGGCGGCGTACATCCGACTGCCGTTGTCGAGGCCAGCGCCAAAGTGCCGGCAAGCTGCGAAATCGGCGCAAATGCCTATATCGGCGCGAATGCCGTATTGGGCGAAGGCTGCCGTATTTTGGCCAATGCCGTTGTCCAACACGATTGCACGTTGGGCGATGAAGTCGTGTTGCATCCCAACGCCGTTATCTATTACGGCTGCACTTTGGGCAACCGTGTCGAAATCCACAGCGGCGCCGTCATCGGCGCGGACGGTTTCGGCTTGGCCTTCGCCGGAGATTCATGGTTTAAAATTCCGCAAACCGGCGCAGTCACGCTGGGCGATGATGTGGAAATCGGTTCGAACACCAATATCGACCGCGGCGCAATGAGCGACACGACCGTCGGCAACGGCACCAAAATCGACAACCAAGTCCAAATCGGCCACAACTGCAAAATCGGTTCGCACACCGTTATCGCCGCCAAAACCGGTATTTCCGGCAGCGTCACCATCGGCAATTATTGCATTATCGGCGGCGGCGTCGGCACGGTCGGACACATCGAAATCGCCGATAAAACCACCATCGGCGGCGGTACATCCGTTACCCACAGCATTACCGAAAGTGGCCAGCATTTGGCCGGTATTTTCCCGATGTCGGACTACAAAGACTGGGCGCGCAATGCCGTTTATATCCACCGTTTGAGCGAAATGAACAAACGCCTCAAAACGCTGGAAAAACAGCTTGCCGACAGCGACGAAGCCTAA
- the fabZ gene encoding 3-hydroxyacyl-ACP dehydratase FabZ, translating to MDVQLPIEAKDIQKLIPHRYPFLQLDRITAFEPMKTLTAIKNVTMNEPQFQGHFPDLPVMPGVLIIEAMAQACGTLAILSEGGRKENEFFFFAGIDDARFKRQVIPGDQLVFEVELLTNKRGIGKFNAVAKVDGQVAVEAVIMCAKRVV from the coding sequence ATGGACGTACAACTCCCGATCGAAGCCAAAGACATTCAAAAACTTATCCCACACCGTTATCCGTTTTTGCAACTCGACCGCATTACCGCGTTCGAACCGATGAAAACCCTGACTGCGATTAAAAACGTCACCATGAACGAGCCGCAGTTCCAAGGCCACTTTCCCGACCTGCCCGTGATGCCCGGCGTACTGATTATCGAAGCCATGGCGCAAGCGTGCGGCACACTCGCCATCCTCAGCGAAGGCGGCCGTAAAGAAAACGAATTCTTCTTCTTCGCCGGTATCGACGACGCCCGTTTTAAACGCCAAGTCATCCCCGGCGACCAACTGGTTTTTGAAGTTGAGCTGTTGACCAACAAACGCGGTATCGGCAAATTCAATGCCGTTGCCAAAGTCGACGGCCAAGTTGCCGTTGAAGCCGTGATTATGTGCGCCAAACGCGTGGTGTAA